The following coding sequences are from one Formosa haliotis window:
- a CDS encoding sulfatase family protein, whose translation MKISDLKIVVVGIGLLLLCCRCTSTSKVEARVLPNVVLILADDMGYGEIEALDPEQSKIPTPTLNRLASEGMVFTDAHTSSSVCTPSRYTMLTGRYNWRTRLQSGVVQGGAQPLIAADRMTLGHLFQKQGYNTALVGKWHLEYQYQVPDSLKAITPKKEAGKFLANVPIGTKIPDGPITRGFNSFYGFHHSRAMSSFVRNDKITEEIPVVDVLPTLTQEVSRLIDTKAQDAKNGKPFFIYFAQNAPHTPIVPSKEWVGKTDLGKYGDFVAQTDGSVGKVLEALERNGLSENPIVIFTSDNGTSKLANIPELQSKGHYPSAGLRGSKSDLWDGGHRVPFIVRWPNQVEAHSQSEQLICLADLMATFADYFSFEIPEYNAEDSKSFLNALFGKSLEYPRNEIVHHSIEGRFSIRQNEWKLLLAPGSGGWSSPKDFEALEASLPEMQLYNLNQDLGETTNLVAQYPEKVDALVGILKEYIKNGRSTTGTLLENDVDIDIWKEESNYRKTKP comes from the coding sequence ATGAAAATAAGTGATTTAAAAATTGTAGTCGTTGGTATAGGTTTATTGCTTTTGTGTTGTCGTTGTACGTCAACATCGAAAGTAGAAGCTCGGGTATTGCCTAATGTGGTACTTATTTTGGCAGACGATATGGGTTATGGAGAAATTGAAGCTCTAGACCCAGAACAAAGTAAAATACCAACACCAACACTTAATCGCTTAGCTTCAGAAGGAATGGTTTTTACAGATGCGCATACCAGTTCGTCGGTTTGTACACCGTCTAGATATACCATGTTAACCGGACGATACAATTGGCGCACGCGATTACAAAGCGGGGTGGTTCAAGGCGGGGCGCAACCTTTAATAGCAGCAGATAGAATGACTTTGGGGCATTTGTTTCAAAAGCAAGGATACAACACGGCTTTAGTTGGGAAATGGCATTTAGAGTATCAGTATCAAGTGCCGGACAGCTTAAAAGCTATTACACCTAAAAAAGAGGCAGGAAAATTTTTAGCGAATGTTCCTATCGGTACTAAAATTCCGGATGGCCCCATAACAAGAGGTTTCAATTCTTTTTATGGTTTTCATCATTCTAGAGCGATGAGTAGTTTTGTTAGAAACGATAAAATTACCGAAGAAATACCTGTGGTTGATGTGTTACCAACATTAACACAAGAAGTAAGTCGTTTAATCGATACAAAGGCTCAAGACGCAAAAAACGGAAAACCGTTCTTTATTTATTTTGCTCAGAACGCTCCGCATACACCAATTGTGCCATCTAAAGAATGGGTCGGTAAAACCGATTTAGGTAAATATGGCGATTTTGTAGCACAAACCGATGGTTCGGTAGGGAAGGTTTTAGAAGCTTTGGAACGCAATGGATTAAGTGAAAATCCGATTGTAATTTTTACTTCCGATAATGGTACGTCTAAATTAGCAAACATTCCAGAATTACAGTCTAAAGGGCATTATCCTAGTGCGGGCTTACGTGGTTCAAAATCCGATTTGTGGGATGGCGGACATAGGGTGCCGTTTATTGTGCGCTGGCCAAACCAGGTTGAAGCGCATTCGCAATCTGAGCAATTAATCTGTTTAGCGGATTTGATGGCTACGTTTGCAGATTATTTTTCTTTTGAAATTCCAGAATATAATGCAGAAGATAGCAAGAGTTTCTTAAATGCATTGTTCGGAAAATCGTTAGAATACCCGAGAAACGAAATTGTACATCATTCTATTGAAGGTCGTTTTTCAATACGTCAAAATGAATGGAAATTGTTATTGGCACCAGGTTCGGGAGGCTGGAGTTCGCCTAAAGATTTTGAAGCTTTAGAAGCCAGTTTACCCGAGATGCAACTTTATAATTTAAATCAAGACTTAGGTGAAACAACTAATTTGGTGGCGCAGTACCCAGAAAAGGTCGATGCTTTAGTCGGCATACTAAAAGAATATATAAAAAATGGAAGAAGCACTACAGGAACCCTGCTAGAAAATGACGTCGATATTGATATCTGGAAAGAAGAAAGCAATTACAGAAAAACAAAACCATAA
- a CDS encoding GH116 family glycosyl-hydrolase, whose amino-acid sequence MANKDNENSCCAGSGCCETNQNTDNSRRSFIKTVSLSAAMLAINPIKLMAGPFSETDFDHVIPADKKLTKAWIESLYARGEAMHATGQDLKYIGMPINGIGTGQIYLGGDGRLWRWNLDGEPDDVWKEMGSGHKYMKPDTPYSPIDQGFALQVGSGKSKRVFRLDANGFQDIKFTNKYPMGDVQYADTNCPVTVHLEAYTPFIPLNRDDSSYPVIVMRYTIENTSEEEQDIAIGGWIENFSNYRTGKENSNGVRLSQYQELEGLSVVECWTESLDDDGEDHKIPFHHANDFGAVALGVLGEEKADFVDTMRSQAGEVNLFTANKPNNKAKHIQKRPFNDKAYASLGREFTLKPGARKTIAFTLSWRFPNARYVEGYGKTEWSRDINYYATQWPNASTSAKVVALKEDELRSETQKWVETWYDSTLPYWFLERTFIPIDCMQTQLAKRLAMQNNRYGLDEGVSCCEGNCTHVWHYAQGVSRLFPVIERECREQVDLDLSLKADTGAMNFRCSTKAFKEAPDGQCGTILRVLRESQMTTDYTFLKSVWERTKLTMDYVIKTWDEDEDGVMTGAQHNTLDGNWFGKVHWLTNMYIAALRASAVMAKQMNETAVAQRYETLATKGAAAMVDLMWKDEFNYFIHIPELEPEKTRGSTTGCHIDQVLGEFWLYNVGLEPLLPRDKARKALESLWTYNFAPNVGDFRKEHPKGRWYAAEGDAGLVMCTWPFGKENAQKTNFHKYYNECMSGFEWQVSAHMIWEGMLEKGLAIGKAISDRYQPNLRNPYNEVECGDHYARALASYSAFMAMCGYKYDGPEGKLAFGPRMQQDHFKAAFTTAEGWGQFIQKIENETLIAELNLRYGNLKLHEFTLDKVKGIQVNRVIVTLNGKKIDAVFKAEQNTYVIQFKNGVRMDLNSKLEIKYSV is encoded by the coding sequence ATGGCTAATAAGGATAATGAAAATAGTTGTTGCGCAGGTTCAGGCTGTTGTGAAACGAACCAGAATACAGATAACAGTCGTAGAAGTTTTATAAAAACGGTTAGTTTATCGGCTGCTATGTTAGCAATTAATCCTATTAAACTTATGGCAGGCCCTTTTAGTGAAACGGATTTCGATCATGTCATTCCTGCCGATAAAAAACTCACCAAAGCATGGATTGAAAGTTTGTATGCAAGAGGAGAGGCCATGCATGCCACGGGTCAAGATTTAAAATATATAGGTATGCCAATAAATGGTATTGGTACGGGGCAAATCTATTTAGGAGGCGATGGCCGACTATGGCGTTGGAATTTGGATGGGGAGCCGGATGACGTTTGGAAAGAAATGGGGTCTGGACATAAATATATGAAACCGGATACGCCTTACAGTCCAATAGACCAGGGGTTTGCCTTGCAAGTAGGGTCTGGTAAATCGAAACGGGTGTTTAGGTTAGATGCGAACGGTTTTCAAGATATTAAGTTTACCAATAAGTACCCTATGGGAGATGTGCAGTATGCTGATACCAATTGCCCTGTAACCGTGCACCTAGAAGCTTATACCCCTTTTATTCCGTTAAATCGAGATGATTCAAGTTATCCGGTAATCGTGATGCGATACACCATCGAAAATACATCTGAAGAAGAACAGGATATCGCTATTGGCGGATGGATAGAGAATTTCTCTAATTATAGAACAGGAAAAGAAAATAGTAACGGCGTTCGTTTAAGTCAGTATCAAGAATTAGAAGGACTATCGGTTGTAGAATGTTGGACCGAATCTTTAGATGATGACGGTGAAGACCACAAAATCCCGTTTCATCACGCCAACGATTTTGGCGCTGTAGCACTCGGGGTATTAGGCGAGGAGAAAGCCGATTTTGTAGATACCATGCGCTCTCAAGCTGGAGAAGTTAATCTGTTTACAGCCAATAAACCGAACAATAAAGCTAAACACATACAAAAACGCCCGTTCAACGATAAGGCCTATGCATCTTTAGGTCGTGAGTTTACATTAAAACCCGGAGCACGTAAAACCATTGCCTTTACACTATCATGGCGTTTTCCTAATGCCAGATATGTAGAAGGTTATGGAAAAACAGAATGGTCTAGAGATATCAATTATTATGCGACGCAATGGCCTAATGCCAGTACCTCTGCAAAGGTTGTCGCCTTAAAAGAAGACGAGCTTAGAAGTGAAACTCAAAAATGGGTAGAGACCTGGTACGATTCAACTTTGCCCTATTGGTTTTTAGAACGCACTTTTATTCCGATAGATTGTATGCAAACCCAATTAGCCAAACGCTTGGCGATGCAAAATAATAGATATGGCTTGGACGAAGGTGTGAGCTGTTGCGAAGGAAATTGTACACATGTTTGGCATTATGCCCAAGGGGTATCCCGCTTATTTCCTGTAATAGAACGCGAATGTCGCGAACAAGTAGATTTAGATTTAAGTTTAAAAGCCGATACAGGCGCGATGAATTTTCGCTGTTCTACCAAAGCATTTAAGGAGGCGCCAGATGGGCAATGTGGAACCATTTTAAGAGTGCTTCGCGAAAGCCAAATGACTACAGATTATACCTTCTTAAAAAGTGTTTGGGAACGTACCAAATTAACCATGGATTATGTGATAAAAACATGGGATGAGGATGAAGATGGGGTTATGACAGGGGCACAACACAACACACTAGATGGCAACTGGTTTGGTAAAGTACATTGGTTAACAAATATGTATATCGCAGCACTTAGAGCATCGGCGGTTATGGCCAAACAAATGAATGAAACCGCAGTAGCACAACGTTACGAAACGCTTGCTACAAAAGGAGCTGCCGCGATGGTAGATTTAATGTGGAAAGACGAGTTTAATTACTTTATTCATATTCCAGAATTAGAACCAGAAAAAACACGAGGTTCTACTACGGGGTGCCATATCGATCAAGTTCTTGGTGAGTTTTGGCTGTATAACGTCGGATTAGAGCCGCTGTTGCCAAGAGACAAGGCTCGGAAAGCTTTAGAGTCGCTATGGACCTATAATTTCGCTCCAAATGTTGGCGATTTCAGAAAAGAGCATCCTAAAGGACGTTGGTATGCTGCTGAAGGCGATGCGGGATTGGTAATGTGTACTTGGCCTTTTGGAAAAGAAAATGCACAAAAAACAAATTTCCATAAATATTATAATGAGTGCATGTCTGGATTTGAATGGCAGGTATCCGCACACATGATTTGGGAAGGTATGCTAGAAAAAGGATTGGCTATTGGTAAAGCCATTAGCGATCGTTATCAACCCAACCTTCGTAACCCTTATAACGAAGTAGAATGTGGTGATCATTACGCTAGAGCTTTAGCAAGTTATAGTGCTTTTATGGCGATGTGTGGTTATAAATATGATGGCCCAGAAGGGAAACTTGCTTTTGGACCGCGTATGCAACAAGATCATTTTAAAGCGGCATTTACAACTGCAGAAGGCTGGGGACAGTTTATTCAAAAAATTGAAAATGAAACGCTGATAGCAGAATTAAACCTGCGTTATGGAAACTTAAAATTACATGAATTTACCTTAGATAAAGTAAAAGGCATACAGGTAAATCGCGTGATTGTAACATTAAACGGGAAAAAGATAGATGCTGTTTTTAAAGCAGAACAAAATACCTATGTTATTCAATTCAAGAATGGGGTACGTATGGATTTGAATTCAAAATTAGAAATAAAGTACAGTGTATAA
- a CDS encoding right-handed parallel beta-helix repeat-containing protein, with protein MKRYILVLLAVFLTGFSSQAQEKNKEPKVIEVHTLKDFKRYINQDNVHVKLSPGNYQIDAAEKIRFIEITSNNAYYDLRGARFMVDTKLFSRPDLVKSDDGNSMYCAIEISGNHVTLEGLYIETYGDTPGLQSKNKMFNIVGEHVTLKDVEVRTTGSNPWGYGYLYGLGGGDVRKMNGIRVGYPAKNVKLLGCQVHMRAMGHAIFLQGAENTLIENCQVDGLLRTTDAMLAETSGYGFDKKFYAAKGNYIEGTIVAADGKILPGEIISLSEDGIRMYPEYNGHKTKNTTIKNCTVTQMRRGICTGLSTSGDTIIDCVVRDCVATGYNIGNGDTVINSSADAKYGEAFCIPYTNAKNAKVEMTILDSRNGLANTLLAKINGTGHDVVIKTADPKFIPETMAIKLSVWEGYGNFDENAKMHATDIKLDNQTETEVIKFKGTENAKIKSVGPVRAATEAENMVNDANRTKR; from the coding sequence ATGAAACGATATATTTTAGTACTACTCGCCGTTTTTTTGACGGGGTTTTCAAGTCAGGCGCAAGAAAAAAATAAAGAGCCTAAAGTTATAGAAGTACACACACTTAAGGATTTTAAAAGGTATATAAATCAGGATAACGTTCACGTAAAACTCAGTCCGGGTAATTATCAAATTGATGCTGCTGAAAAGATAAGATTCATTGAAATCACCAGTAATAATGCGTATTACGATTTAAGAGGTGCTCGGTTTATGGTAGATACTAAGTTATTTAGTCGTCCCGATTTAGTTAAAAGTGATGATGGTAATAGCATGTATTGCGCCATCGAAATTTCTGGAAATCACGTGACGTTGGAAGGATTATATATTGAAACGTATGGTGATACACCGGGACTTCAAAGTAAAAACAAGATGTTTAATATCGTTGGTGAACATGTGACTTTAAAGGATGTAGAAGTCCGAACCACAGGGTCTAATCCGTGGGGTTATGGCTATTTGTATGGTTTAGGTGGCGGCGATGTTCGTAAAATGAACGGTATTCGCGTAGGCTATCCTGCTAAAAATGTAAAATTATTGGGTTGCCAAGTGCATATGCGCGCCATGGGGCACGCTATCTTTTTACAAGGTGCGGAAAACACCCTGATCGAAAACTGCCAAGTCGATGGACTGTTACGAACCACAGATGCCATGTTGGCTGAAACTTCAGGTTATGGTTTCGATAAAAAGTTCTACGCGGCTAAAGGCAATTATATAGAAGGTACCATTGTGGCAGCAGATGGTAAAATATTACCAGGAGAAATCATTTCGCTCAGCGAAGATGGTATCCGTATGTATCCAGAATATAATGGACATAAAACCAAAAACACGACCATTAAAAATTGTACGGTAACCCAAATGCGAAGAGGGATTTGTACCGGTTTAAGCACGTCGGGAGATACCATTATTGATTGTGTGGTACGCGATTGTGTGGCTACAGGGTATAATATTGGGAATGGCGATACAGTAATAAATAGTAGTGCCGATGCTAAATATGGCGAGGCCTTTTGTATTCCGTATACCAATGCCAAAAATGCGAAAGTGGAGATGACGATTTTAGATAGCCGGAATGGATTAGCGAATACCTTATTGGCAAAAATAAATGGTACAGGTCACGATGTTGTTATTAAAACGGCAGACCCAAAATTTATTCCTGAAACTATGGCTATTAAATTATCGGTTTGGGAAGGCTATGGCAATTTTGATGAAAACGCGAAGATGCATGCTACAGATATTAAATTAGACAACCAAACTGAAACTGAGGTCATCAAATTTAAAGGTACCGAAAATGCAAAAATTAAAAGTGTAGGACCAGTACGTGCCGCCACCGAGGCTGAAAATATGGTAAATGATGCCAACCGTACTAAACGCTAA